The genomic region ATTGTTGAACATATCTCCACGTTTAGATGGCAGTCGTACTTCACTAACAAAAACGGATTGTAAGGAACAACCCATCGATTGTTAAGTTGGGATCCACGAACAGTTACACGAAAACTTGTACGCCGTCGTCGATACATGTATGAATTGCGACCGCAGGTAGTTGTATCCGCAAACTCACGAGGATAATGGTTTTTACAATGACCATTTTTCATGCACGAATTTGTAGGGTTGTCTTCGCCACATGGACCATGCATCATGTGACGAATGACCGCAGAAAATAGGTGAGGATTTTCAACAGCATCAGGCAGTTTGGCAGAAACGAATTCATCATATTGATCAGGTGTACGTATTTTACTATCAGAATCCAAAATGATTAGGAAATGTGCATGAGGTAGACCTCTTTTTTGAAATTCCACAACATAAACGTAACCTACAACATTACCAAATATCTTACGCACACAGATGTCTTTCTTTAACTCAATAAGCTTTGAACGGAAAATTCGAGAGAGAAGATCGGGTCTATTATGTGATTCCTCAAAAGGTGATAATTCTCGTTCAATTTCAGGCCAACGCGGGTTGCACGTATTGGTTAGGAATATATCCGGCTTTCCATAACGTTGTACAATCGTCATTGAACAAAAATAACGGCGCCGAAATTCACGATCACAGCCGATAAAGCTCGCGGGCAGTATAAAACATGTACCAATATTACCACCACGTGTTTGACCAGCAGCGTAGCTGTCAATAACACCTTGGTACAAATCAGCGCGAATCACATTTTGATTATTCCTTATGTAATCAAGTCGAGTTGTCTCGATTTTGATATACATATCTACTATATATTGTTGGAGAAGTCGTCCACTTCTTAATAATATCGAAGAGTTTGTTGGGCGAATTTGTAAGCGATAGCAGTAGTACTCTCTACATGATACTTTTTTCTCCGATTCAGAAGTACCTGCAACTGCAAGTAAAAATACGTTGTAGACTCAGCATTAATGTAAAAACACAGAAAATAGATATGAAAGCACAAACCTTGTTCTTCGTTATCAAGTAAATCTTCTGCAGTTTGTATAAGGACTTCATTTATTGAAAAAGTTGGGAGATCAGGACGACGTCTGGGGTTGCTACTAACTCGATAGATACGTCTATGCCATCCTGTTTCTCCGAAAGGAAATAAAAGGGGATACTGTAAAGGATCATAGCAACCGTAGTAGTGTAATATTCGATGGCTTATTCCAAAAGTTGCATACATGACGATGTCATGTCGAGGAGGTTCTGACGAATCTTCATCGTCAATCCAAATGGCAGCAACTTGCGATGCCGTAGGGGCGTTGTGAGTTCTTTGATCTTGCATCAGATCCGATTTTATTACAATTCTACTTTCTTCATCTATACCAACGTCCCTTATTGATTTAAAAAATTGAGTGTAGGGATTAAGAGCCATAATTCTCATCAAAATACGTACAACATTCTGCTCAATATCTGCAGAAATCTGGAGTCTTTGCCATAATTCTTGGTCTGTATCTAAGAAATACAACTGTATATATCTAGGTCGTTGTTCATTTGGCAGGATATCATTAATGAAATGATATACTTGACCTTGGACTCTAAATGTATAGATCCCGCGATTTCTTTGCGCGAGTTCACGGTCTTTTTTAACTCCAAAGGATGTAAAAGCGAAAGAACTATTGTATAACATAATATATTTTCTGAAATTTTGTGACGCTGCATCGTTTGATAGGAACAACATGCATAGGTCAGTTGGCATCAAATTATGAGCAAGACATATATCTCCTTGGCAgcaacaaaagttttttgattCATTTTTGAAAAGTTTAGCGCCGCAGTGTGTACATAATGAAGGCAAAGGAAGAACGCCTGGATGATCCGGGGGATTTGGAAGACCTTTAAATGTGTTAACAACATTTAAATAAAATTAGATGTGCAATGTGTAAGTTGTCTGAAAAATACTTAAAAATATTGGCAGAAACGAAGAAGGTATATATATTTACAGGGAAAATTTTTTACCCTTTGGAGAAGTAGCCGAAGAAAGCGAACGACTTTTTTTTTGGGGATGATTTGTACGGGGGCATGAAGCGATGTGCTTCAATAGATTCATATTGTATAGCTTTTGAGGAGAAACGCAACACTTCAGGTAATATATCAactaaaataagtaaataaaacaaatataagcactaaaatttaaagaaaaaggaaaaataataataaagaagaCAGAAAATCTGTAATTACGGAAACAATACTAATGCATCAATCATTACAAATGAAATTGTACAGTATTAACGTTTTTttgtatcttttttttttttaagtttatacAGAGTAATTTTAAGTCAAATTTGAGCCGAGTTTATTAGGCTATACAATTCTACAAACATAACATGTTAGTTAGTTAGATAAATAAAATTTAATAATATTTAAAAAATGTGAAATAGAACGAAATTGTTGAAAAAAGATTTAAGACGTAAAACGTATAATGTTAAGTAAATAAGTTATATGAATGTAAAAAGTGTTTGCAAAAAATAGCAGacagagtaaaaaaaaaaaaaatttttttaaaaaaaaattattatggAAGCATACGTAAACAAATTATGTATAACTTCTAtactttttgtcttatttttttttctattaaaacTGTAACCTAATAGGAAAATGAGTTACTGAAGTAGGGTGTTACcggaatttttaaaaaaattgcatTTATGAAGGATATATTACAgaattttataaaaaatatttaCTTTCTCTTATATAGGCATTACGAAGGCAATATTCATCATTAAATGAAGGATTACAGAATGTTATAAAAAATATTTACTTTCTCTTATATAGGCATTACGAACGCAATATTCATCATTAGATAAAGTATATAAACTTCTATTATATTTAAGGAAGTTGTTATGTGAAAGAAATTCTGAATTAGtgggaaaaaaataaaaaataaaattgtgCAAAACGATATACAATATGTGAAATTGTAaatatttcttattactactGTATCGAAAAAGTTAAATTTAAGTAAGCGTCAAAGTGTAAGTGTATGCGTTTAATAAATTAGGGGAAGAAAATAATTTTGTGTTTTATTTACttacaattaaaaaaaattgacactgacattgccaaaaaaaaaattataaaaaaaatttacaAACAACCTAATGTATTTAAATATATATTCATTTTGTAAAGGTATGCATATTTAAAATAAAGCGTCCATTCTTATATTGTCAATCTTTTGCCATTGAAAAGAAGTAATAAAATGTAAGAATGcgtgaaataaattaaatataaaacttcATGTAAATGAACAAAAAAAGATATTTACATTCCTGAAGGAAAAAAAAATCGTTTTCTGTCTAAGgtaggacaattttttttttaactacGACTACCAATGTAGAGCTTTTATAGATAgcataaaatgacaaatttatttatagAGTTAGTAGTTGCTGGATGACAACAACAGTTTCTTTGGAATTTTTTTGGTATAAAtattaaagtataaatgaaagcGCATAACGGCTAGAAAACGTACTGATATgcagggaaaaaaaaaagaaaactatTACGTAGAAATGTCGCTACGATAAAGTGCAAACTTCGTGTCAATTATAAATTTAacctattttttttaaaaaaaaatcgtaATTCTTATATCCGAAGCAATAGGGCAAGCTCTTATtttaaaaatagaaaaaaaataacGAATTTGCTGTTCAATACATAATTTAACAGATTTATtaagaatcgaaaaaaaaaattaaaaaaaaaacccttAAATAATAAAATTACGTATAGTTATCATGtacataatttttttatttatgtttttaaactaaataaatttaaacggttgtaaattgtaaataaaaatttaaGAAACAATATATATAACCAGTATAAGTCGGTAatcttttttaaaaaaaggtaAAGTCGAACTAATAAGATAAATCTATTACGTTTaaatgataaataaataatataaattcgTAATTGTAATTACACACATATCTGAATAATTTTGTAGAGATTTTGGAATTGTTTGATGGCAAAAATATGTACAATTTCCATTAACATATAAGATGGAGTACGTATAACTTTTATATTAAATATTGAATATCAATAATATCTGTAGCTTAGTAATTTTAGGATTAcagttttattattttttttatatttaaatgtgtaaacattaatatatatatatatatatatatatatatatatatatatatatatatatatatatatatatatatatatatatagagagagagagagagagagagagagagagagagagagagagagagagagagagagagagagagagagagagaggagttctaatgagtcctccttcccaattgagtccataagtccttctaagggccattggatggactcattggatggttgagatgaatttgattaagggctattaaaaagaaaaggaaaaaaatgtggatggttggattgagatgggtggttgagattgaaaattaccaaaaaaaattaccactaatcaaatttctatacactaattaatttttctttatctctctagcccctaattaatcgattttgagttttgattttgaagtgtaaatgtaatgttgtatgagttttacaagtgtaaatatgatgttttacgagtgtaaatgtaacattttaagagtgtaaatttgatttttgtgacggaaattttgaatttacataattttaacactttacaagtgtaaatgtgatgttttacgagtgtaaatgtaatattttaagagtgtaaatttgattttttgtgacggaaattttgaatctatataattttaacactttacaagtgtaaatgtgatgttttacgagtgtaaatgtaatattttaagagtgtaaatttgattttctgtgacggaaattttgaatttatataattttaacattttacaagtgtaaatgtgatgttttacgagtgtaaatgtaacattttaagagtgtaaatttgattttttgtgacggaaattttgaatttatataattttaacattttacaagtgtaaatttgatgttttaagagtgtaaatgtaacatttttagagtgtaattttaaattttttgtgacggaaattttgaatttatataattttaacattttacgagtgtaactttgatgttttacgagtgtaaatgtaatattttaagagtgtaaatttgatttttttttaacggaaattttgaatttttataattttaacattttacgagtgtaaatttgatgtttagcgagtgtaaatgtaatattttaagagtgtaaatgtagtattttaagagtAAATTGGTCCTTTTAGTGTAACtttgtaaatgtagtattttaagagtaaattggtccttttagtgtaactttggtcctttataagtgtaacttttgtcttttacgagtaaaactttagtccgactaccaaaaaacaccaccaccgttgtcctccaccaccaactcatatccacaaaaaatatgagtgcaaatctatataattttaacgagtgtaaatgtaaagatatgcgagtgtaaatgtaaaaaatatgagtgtaaatgtaaagaaatacgagtgtaaatgtaaagaaataagggtgtaaatctgaaacatgcgtgtaaatgtaaagaaatatgagtgtaaatgtaaagaaattgagtgtaaatgtgaacaaatacaagtgtaaatgtaaagaaatgtgagtgtaaatgtaaacaaatacaagtgtaaatgtaaagaaatgtgagtgtaaatgtaaaaaaatgtgagtgtaaatgtaaacaaatacaagtgtaaatgtaaagaaatatgagtgtaaatgtgaacaaatacaagtgtaaatgtaaagaaatgtgagtgtaaatgtgaacaaatacaagtgtaaatgtaaagaaatgtaagtgtaaatgtaaacaaatacaagtgtaaatgtaaagaaatgtgagtgtaaatataaagaaatacgagtggaaatttaaagaaatacgagtgtatcTTTTTAAAACCAGATCTTAAACAAAACAATATaataacaagacgagatttgaaatacaaaatttgaaatttataaCAATACGATATTTACTTCTTTAGAAATctgacacaaaaaaaaaaaaagggtgaaAAGCACAAATCCCACAGCATAGAACCGTGAAAAGTGTGAAAACCAAAGCAAACACAAATCCCACAACATAGAACCGTGAAAAGCAAAGCaaacaaaaaaattataaaacaaaacacaaatccCACAGATCGTAAAACCGTGAAAAGCAAAGCaaacaaaaaaattataaaacaaaaaaccacaAAACAGTGAGGTCGAGGTTGTTGTGTTTCGATTGTGGGTGTGGGTGGTTGTTGCAGCCGAGGCCGAGGTGTGGGTGGTTGACTGGTTGTGGGTAGTTGTGGGCGTGGGTTTTGGTGTTTCAGATCTGAAAATGGTGGGAATAGTGGAGGTCGGGATGGTGTGCGTGAAAAGgaatggtggtggtggtcgggGTGGTAGTCGGGGGTTGTGTTGTGTTTCAGATCTGGAAATGGTGGGGATGGTGGAGGACGGGATGGTGTGCGTGAGGCAGAATGGTGGTGGTGGTCGAGTAGAAGGGGAGGGTGATGCGGGTTGTGGTGGTTTGATGGGTGGTGGTTGTTGCAGGGTGGGTTGTTGTTGCGGCTGGGTTTATGTGCGTGCGTGGTGGTGGTTGGCTGGGTGGTGGTGTCGGTGCGGTTGGTGGGCGTGGGTAGGTGGCGGTGGAGGTGGTCGTGGGGTCGGGTAggtgaggaagaggaagaggggggaattttttttttttttgaattatttggtttttgaattttgttggatttttgagaggaattgagtttttttggtttttagagagatgagggggaggataattgtgagatgagagagaagtgagtggaaaaataagggttttatagtgaaattagggcttgattaggcatagtagtgagggaaagtgattaattaggattgatcccctaattttagcactaatcctccctttttccctttcaatctcagccctccatcctatctttttaagggtcctaaagagaacttatggactcaagggtttttggtggactcacttgatccttcttcttatatatatatatatatatatatatatatatatatatatatatatatatatatatatatatatatatatatatatatatatatatatatatatatatatatttgggatcctatgagaaccaacaagataatgagaaccatgagaaccacttatAATTGAACCAAACTTTGTAATTAACGCGGCCATCACCCAAACCCGTCCATCATTTTCATTTTACAACTTCCCCTTTTCACTCATCTCCCTTTCTCTCTCTTCGAAAAAATCGTTCTAGATCCTTCCTCCATTTTCGAGCATCACAAATCTTCCGATCAACTTCCTCGTCCATCAAAATCTTCGACGCTTTTGTtgagaaatgtgtcctcaacaatagtgcgatcacatgatttaaatatcattattaaatctcataccaagaatacgaaagggatgatacattacatatatatagtaaactggtccacacatatcggtaatgattggctggctagagtttgacattactgtcgtgcgacggtggtgatcagttgatcccttgaggtcacacctaaaggacgattcccttaattgaaaaggttaattaattgtataccgatacagattaattaattccttaaaattgaacaattcaatttgtgagagagaatattgatatcttattgtaatgggattaaataagatttattttagtaaataaaatattttattgctaaaattgtttattgtttgagaaacaataaagataagaatgaatggttgattataattacaagatattgtgaattataattatatgacccattttatttatgtgatcaagtatcactagtcaatttgttgaatgtaatttaattaatttataaaatgatatttatgtgataaatatgcatttaattaattagtaacatgtatcatactacatgtgacatattgtgtgacaaatgacaaattgacaaaataaaggacaaatcatgttcttacattggagatttcggttttaagggcacaagagagatcacctttctctcttgtgataccaattgaagaaaagtagatctatatactaacatattcatatatgttttaatttaatttgtcataaaattaataggtgatcttatgcatgcaaactaataaacaatataaagaagaaaccatcatcttacattatgattttcggatatatgggcacaagtgagttctcctactcacttgttcttgagctctccaaatggaagaacaaggattcaaatatagaatccctcccaaaagcatatatccaaggaatctcttaataaccaatattatttagatctagtaataatattagttttagtataaaattgacacaaaataaattgtgtttttactcttgaaaatctcggtcaagagggagtatttttgtgagtttatttctctagaattatcataaattgtagagaggtTTTTGATCTTATTTTCttacaattgaaacggaatgaataaattattataaatacagaatgttgtaatttataatttggaaacatttttggtacgagtaattacgaattactagtcgattttgtaaatgacatattttatgagtatgttgatttttaataagttaaaaatacattacattgtgacatgtcatgtaacatgttacatgtgacaaattgacaaatgacaaaataaaatggaccatccattttattatgaaagtgccgaaattatggagggagttagtggagaaattgtgttaattgtttaagtggaaaacacaatgatgaaagctaacaagtagccatgcaaacctaagcttttgagaagagcaaaaataaaaggcattgggcatactacccaaggccattttttcggccaaccatagaagaaaagaaaagagtttttcttttcaattattcattcattcttatcatcttattttctagtgtaagaaaatctatcaaaaacctctctacaatttatgataattctagagaaataaactcacaaaaatactccctcttgaccgagattttcaagagtaaaaacacaatttattttgtgtcaattttatactaaaactaatattattactagatctaaataatattggttattaagagattccttgggtatatgcttttgggagggattctatatttgaatccttgttcttccatttggagagctcaagaacaagtgagtaggagaactcacttgtgcccatatatccgaaaatcataatgtaagatgatggtttcttctttatattgtttattagtttgcatgcataagatcacctattaattttatgacaaattaaattaaaacatatatgaatatgttagtatatagatctacttttccttcaatcggtatcaagagcccaggttgtttgcatgcaaatcggttaaaagtttttccgagttataagaataacatatacaacttgaataatttgtgttattatgagatatcacgaaattaatttttgcatgttaaagtttctgatcctaaaatatatttaggatattttggttaatttatggatttttattgttcattttatataatattggcattaaaatgtgatttttatgataaaaatgtcatttttggacgaaaattagctaaacttcgaattttccagtggtttttggatatcttttcacatatattatttttagatgatctggaaattttcataattttatgagttcttatgctcgaaaaatggatttttcatgataaaaatcggatttaaatgaaaaataggttaatatgagaaatattttgaatctggtcatagaaatttagtatgttgccacatgcaattttacaagatgtgtgtaaaataataggctataatgaagtcttcatgcatgatttatggatttttgatgaaaaatggcataaatagtgacttaattagtgaataattgctaaaacatacttcatgactaaggaaaaacgtcacatgttgcattttattatctttttcagatctaaaattgaaaagttgatgaatataatttttctcatgtttttatgatttttattgataaatccgataaaccgcaacatagtttttccgataatattacgaaattttaacctaagtttttgaacattatgagtgtcatggtatttttccagaatgttcacaagttttaaatttcaaattttgaatttatttgaaatttttgtgatttatttgaagtttatagctttttattgttattttaagtccttttatgaacaataataagaaatatgagttaattatggtcaaatggttagtgaagactaattttgagtcctaagaagttagggtaattaacttatgcataaatatgaatttatgtaatttttgtgattataaaatgttgaaatcacgcaaatccgtaaaaaccgagtaatatacgatattggctaattaaaggcgatttagcataaaattgggcatgttcatacatattataatgctgcatttcctttatgattgtcataattttatttatgtaattttgaattatgtaattttacttagtatggccttagtttttaattggtatttcccgaaatgtatgggaatattgattcggttgtaattttattgtgatctcgtatcaccgttttgtaatttaatagattttttttttttagttacaaatgtataataggaaattatgtaatttgctatgtaatttaatttatttcggagttccttgaagacggtgtcactcaagaaggaaatccattaaagacggtgttacctcgagatgcgtgcctcaaccgaagttcaagggaccaatggagttggtttccgaatatgtaatagttaaatagtttttcttttttaggaaggccatactaggattattttatttatgctttgcattttatttatatgtcgcatgcatcgctaaatcgccataactaaaacatgcat from Silene latifolia isolate original U9 population chromosome 3, ASM4854445v1, whole genome shotgun sequence harbors:
- the LOC141649005 gene encoding uncharacterized protein LOC141649005; this translates as MALNPYTQFFKSIRDVGIDEESRIVIKSDLMQDQRTHNAPTASQVAAIWIDDEDSSEPPRHDIVMYATFGISHRILHYYGCYDPLQYPLLFPFGETGWHRRIYRVSSNPRRRPDLPTFSINEVLIQTAEDLLDNEEQVAGTSESEKKVSCREYYCYRLQIRPTNSSILLRSGRLLQQYIVDMYIKIETTRLDYIRNNQNVIRADLYQGVIDSYAAGQTRGGNIGTCFILPASFIGCDREFRRRYFCSMTIVQRYGKPDIFLTNTCNPRWPEIERELSPFEESHNRPDLLSRIFRSKLIELKKDICVRKIFGNVVGYVYVVEFQKRGLPHAHFLIILDSDSKIRTPDQYDEFVSAKLPDAVENPHLFSAVIRHMMHGPCGEDNPTNSCMKNGHCKNHYPREFADTTTCGRNSYMYRRRRTSFRVTVRGSQLNNRWVVPYNPFLLVKYDCHLNVEICSTIKAVKYMYKYVYKGHDRVSFAVTDPREQSSFDEITFYQSARWISLPEAAWRIF